The Candidatus Polarisedimenticolia bacterium genomic sequence GATTGGCTTCCGACGATTTCACCGCCAGGATGGCGTCGGAGAGGGACTTGTAGGTGTCGACCAGCGGCGCGGGGGTGCCGGAAGTGTCTCCGCCCGCCGCGTGGATAGACGAGAGCGCGCCGAATCCAGCCGCAATCAAGGAGAGGCAAATCACGACCCGTGCAGCTCGGCTCACCAGGCACCTCCATCGGTAAAGTTGATCATGGCAATCCCGAAAACCGGCCGCATCATACACGAGGCGCTTTCCCGACGCTGCCCCCGCCACGCGGGCCGCGGGATTCGCGATCTTCTTCAGCGCGGCTTTTCGACCTGTCTGGAGATTTCAGTGCTGGCGCTGCGGGCGCCGCGCGGCGGGAGCCACCGTCTCGTCGCGCAGCATGCGGAGAGGATCGAAGGGCTTGCCGAGGCGCCGGGCCTCGAAGTGGAGATGCGTGCCGCGGGCGTTGCCGCTGCGGCCCACCTCGGCGATCGTCTGGCCACGCTCGACGCGGTCTCCTTCGTGCACCAGCAGCTTGCTGGCGTGGGCATAGAAGGTGGTGAGCCCGTCGCCATGATCGAGAAGGAGGCAGTTGCCGTACCGCCCGTCCCGCCCGGCCTGCGCCACCCATCCCGCGGCGGCGGCGTGGATCGGCTCGCCCGACTCCCCGTCGATGTCGATGCCTTCGTGGTGCCGCGACTTCTCATCTCCGAGGTTGAAGCGGGTGGTGATCGGCCCTTTGAGCGGCCACGACAGCTCGATTCGCGAATCGGCCCGCGGATCGGAGGGAACCTCGAGGAGCTTTTTTGCTCCCGGGACGAAGATCGGGGTCTTGGCCGGGATGTTCCCGGGATCGTGGATGCCGTTGACCTGGATCAGGGTCTCCACCGGCACGCGATAGGCGCGCGCCAGATCGGAAAGGGTCTGTCCCTTGCGCAGCGGATGATAGATGCCGCCGGCCGGAAACTGCATGCCGGCCTGCACCGCCAGCGGGCGGGACGCCTCGACATTCTCGCGGGTCGGCTCGCTGACGGGTGCGGGGACGGGCTCGGTGGCGGGTGCCGGGATGGCGGTCACCCCGCAGCCGGTAAACGGAATGAGGGCCAGGCCGATGAAAAGAATGAGCGCGGATAGGGACCGGGTCGCTGATAAGGGGGCCATGGCGTGTGGAATATGGTCTCGACAGGCTTCGAAATCCAGATTCACGGTGAGAGGATCGCATCGGGTGACGGCCGGGCGGCGTTTTCACCCGCTTTGTGGCCAGATCCTGGACAGCCGGAGGCCTGGGACAGCGGCCTCGGCTATACTCCGCCCCCAGGCGCCGATCCCCTGATTTTCATTCCGACGGAATCAAACCCAGTCGAGAAAGGCATGGAGGTGGGTCTCATGGGCTTGCTCCTCTACGATTCCCCGTATTCCGGCAATTGCTACAAGGTCAGGCTGCTGTTCGCGCATCTCGGACTGCCCTACGAGCGCGTCGAGGTGGACGTCAAAGACCGATCCAATCGAAGGCAGGTGCTCGGAGAGGCCAATCCGGCCCTGCGCGTCCCGACCCTCATCCTGGAAGATGGCCGGCCGCTGGCCGAATCGAACGCCATCCTCTGGTATTTCGCCGACGGGACGGATTACGTCCCTACCGATCGCTACGAGCGCGCCCAGGTGCTGCAGTGGCAGTTCTTCGAGCAGTACGACCACGAGCCGAACATCGCCGTGGCCCGCTTCTGGTTGACCCATGGCGTTGCCTACGATCCAGCGCAGCTGCAGGCGAAGCAGGCGGCCGGAGCCCGCGCGCTCGACGCGATGGAGCGCCACCTGGCGAAGCACCCTTTCCTGGTGGGCGGGCGCTATTCGATCGCCGACCTCTCCCTGTACGCCTATAC encodes the following:
- a CDS encoding LysM peptidoglycan-binding domain-containing M23 family metallopeptidase, producing MTAIPAPATEPVPAPVSEPTRENVEASRPLAVQAGMQFPAGGIYHPLRKGQTLSDLARAYRVPVETLIQVNGIHDPGNIPAKTPIFVPGAKKLLEVPSDPRADSRIELSWPLKGPITTRFNLGDEKSRHHEGIDIDGESGEPIHAAAAGWVAQAGRDGRYGNCLLLDHGDGLTTFYAHASKLLVHEGDRVERGQTIAEVGRSGNARGTHLHFEARRLGKPFDPLRMLRDETVAPAARRPQRQH
- a CDS encoding glutathione S-transferase family protein; translation: MEVGLMGLLLYDSPYSGNCYKVRLLFAHLGLPYERVEVDVKDRSNRRQVLGEANPALRVPTLILEDGRPLAESNAILWYFADGTDYVPTDRYERAQVLQWQFFEQYDHEPNIAVARFWLTHGVAYDPAQLQAKQAAGARALDAMERHLAKHPFLVGGRYSIADLSLYAYTHVAGEGGFDLSRTPGVEAWITRVASQKGHVRIED